A region from the Panicum hallii strain FIL2 chromosome 1, PHallii_v3.1, whole genome shotgun sequence genome encodes:
- the LOC112895063 gene encoding proteasome subunit alpha type-4-2-like, protein MSRRYDSRTTIFSPEGRLYQVEYAMEAIALGILAADGVVLVGEKKVTSKLLQTSRSAEKMYKIDSHLACAVAGIMSDANILINTARLHAQRYALAYQEPIPVEQLVQSLCDTKQGYTQFGGRRPFGVSFLFAGWDKHHGFQLYMSDPSGNYGGWKAAAVGANSQAAQSMLKQDYKDGLTREEAVGLALKVLSKTMDSTSLTAEKLELAEVFLQPGTGEVQYQVCSPDALGKLLAKSGLTQPAPEA, encoded by the coding sequence atgtcTCGCCGCTATGACAGCCGCACGACGATCTTCTCGCCGGAGGGGCGTCTCTACCAGGTGGAGTACGCGATGGAGGCGATCGCCCTTGGGATCCTGGCGGCCGACGGCGTGGTCCTCGTCGGCGAGAAGAAGGTGACCTCCAAGCTCCTCCAGACCTCCCGATCCGCCGAGAAGATGTACAAGATCGACTCCCACCTCGCCTGCGCCGTCGCGGGGATCATGTCGGACGCCAACATCCTCATCAACACCGCCCGCCTCCACGCCCAGCGCTACGCGCTCGCCTACCAAGAGCCCATCCCCGTCGAGCAGCTCGTCCAGTCCCTCTGCGACACCAAGCAGGGATACACACAGTTCGGAGGCCGACGCCCCTTCGGGGTCTCCTTCCTCTTCGCCGGGTGGGACAAGCACCACGGCTTCCAGCTCTACATGAGCGACCCATCTGGCAACTACGGCGGGTGGAAGGCTGCCGCTGTTGGGGCTAACAGCCAGGCCGCGCAGTCCATGCTCAAGCAGGACTACAAGGACGGCTTGACCCGCGAGGAGGCCGTCGGCCTCGCGCTCAAGGTCCTCAGCAAGACCATGGACTCCACCAGCTTGACCGCCGAGAAGCTGGAGCTGGCCGAGGTGTTCCTGCAGCCCGGCACTGGggaggtgcagtaccaggtgtGCTCCCCTGACGCGCTGGGGAAGCTGCTTGCCAAGTCCGGCCTCACGCAGCCAGCGCCTGAGGCGTAA
- the LOC112900665 gene encoding uncharacterized protein LOC112900665 isoform X2, with protein MKAYPARTPRAGGGGRCRSTAIGGGRGRYTRAARKTRGQSRGDRTTEFGPRSQPRAAHLYTGGAGRRSWRGGVTGEAGRGAGVLASAMEPHCRRHGDERPQSWSLEAMATGASQADGDCGERASEPWWASTPRGGWAAQSMDRCAGELGRMDLAGLYGPGSFQGNSLASAMGQVAAK; from the exons ATGAAAG CCTATCCGGCACGGACTCCccgcgcgggcgggggcggccgttGCAGATCAACAGCCATCGGAGGCGGGCGAGGCCGCTACACCCGGGCGGCGAGGAAGACCAGAGGCCAGAGCAGAGGCGACCGGACGACGGAGTTCGGGCCACGGAGCCAGCCACGGGCGGCGCACCTTTACACGGGCGGAGCCGGCCGGCGGAGTTGGAGAGGCGGAGTGACCGGAGAAGCCGGTCGTGGAGCCGGAGTCCTGGCGTCCGCCATGGAGCCGCACTGCCGTAGACATGGCGACGAGCGGCCGCAGAGCTGGAGCCTGGAGGCCATGGCGACCGGCGCATCTCAGGCGGATGGGGATTgcggcgagcgagcgagcgaacCGTGGTGGGCCTCGACGCCTCGTGGGGGCTGGGCAGCCCAATCAATGGATAGATGTGCAGGAGAGTTAGGAAGGATGGATCTTGCTGGGCTCTATGGGCCAG GTTCTTTTCAAGGGAACTCACTGGCTTCGGCTATGGGCCAAGTTGCAGCGAAGTGA
- the LOC112900665 gene encoding uncharacterized protein LOC112900665 isoform X1: MKGLLCLAYPARTPRAGGGGRCRSTAIGGGRGRYTRAARKTRGQSRGDRTTEFGPRSQPRAAHLYTGGAGRRSWRGGVTGEAGRGAGVLASAMEPHCRRHGDERPQSWSLEAMATGASQADGDCGERASEPWWASTPRGGWAAQSMDRCAGELGRMDLAGLYGPGSFQGNSLASAMGQVAAK; encoded by the exons ATGAAAG GACTCCTGTGCTTAGCCTATCCGGCACGGACTCCccgcgcgggcgggggcggccgttGCAGATCAACAGCCATCGGAGGCGGGCGAGGCCGCTACACCCGGGCGGCGAGGAAGACCAGAGGCCAGAGCAGAGGCGACCGGACGACGGAGTTCGGGCCACGGAGCCAGCCACGGGCGGCGCACCTTTACACGGGCGGAGCCGGCCGGCGGAGTTGGAGAGGCGGAGTGACCGGAGAAGCCGGTCGTGGAGCCGGAGTCCTGGCGTCCGCCATGGAGCCGCACTGCCGTAGACATGGCGACGAGCGGCCGCAGAGCTGGAGCCTGGAGGCCATGGCGACCGGCGCATCTCAGGCGGATGGGGATTgcggcgagcgagcgagcgaacCGTGGTGGGCCTCGACGCCTCGTGGGGGCTGGGCAGCCCAATCAATGGATAGATGTGCAGGAGAGTTAGGAAGGATGGATCTTGCTGGGCTCTATGGGCCAG GTTCTTTTCAAGGGAACTCACTGGCTTCGGCTATGGGCCAAGTTGCAGCGAAGTGA